In the Vitis vinifera cultivar Pinot Noir 40024 chromosome 2, ASM3070453v1 genome, one interval contains:
- the LOC100261946 gene encoding transcription factor MYB1 encodes MESLGVRKGKWTREEDFLLRKCVEKYGEEKWHLVPLRAGLSRCRKSCRLRWFNYLKPNIKRGKFASDEVDLMIRLHKLLGNRWSLIAGRLPGRTANDVKNYWHHHRFKKMVPIQEKGKDKAQTNSENTLIKPKPCKLFLGFTFKTTAVDASETQGSTCSELQPTLVQPNQDILWWESLFADHTIEDQELIASLLADETASAVDTNGGGNFDFPFEMGLIGEAMI; translated from the exons ATGGAGAGTTTGGGAGTTAGAAAGGGAAAATGGACTCGGGAAGAagattttcttttaagaaaatgtgTTGAGAAATATGGAGAAGAAAAATGGCATTTGGTTCCACTCCGAGCAG GTTTGAGTAGATGCCGCAAAAGCTGTAGATTGAGATGGTTCAACTATTTAAAGCCAAATATTAAGAGAGGAAAATTTGCATCAGATGAAGTCGATCTCATGATTAGACTTCATAAGCTGTTGGGAAACAG ATGGTCCTTGATTGCCGGCAGACTTCCAGGGAGGACTGCGAATGATGTCAAGAATTACTGGCACCATCATCGCTTCAAGAAGATGGTTCCCATCCAGGAAAAAGGGAAAGATAAAGCCCAAACCAATTCTGAAAACACTCTGATAAAGCCTAAGCCTTGCAAACTCTTTCTAGGGTTCACATTCAAAACTACAGCTGTGGATGCTTCTGAGACACAAGGCAGTACTTGTAGTGAGCTGCAACCCACACTGGTCCAACCAAACCAGGATATTTTATGGTGGGAAAGCCTATTCGCTGACCATACCATTGAAGATCAGGAGCTTATTGCCAGCCTCCTGGCTGACGAAACTGCATCAGCTGTAGATACCAATGGAGGtgggaattttgattttccttttgaaatGGGCCTCATTGGAGAAGCCATGATATAA